In Citrus sinensis cultivar Valencia sweet orange chromosome 3, DVS_A1.0, whole genome shotgun sequence, the sequence GCATTGTACTTTGTggcataaaataacaaataggTAATATCAAGTAAAAATACTGCCAGTTTGGTTTGGGCATAGGTTTGGTTACGGTTCTGAAGAAGCTAATAGCATAAGAACttagtttataacaaaaactGGAACTCTAAGCATAACGCTCAGGAAACAATTTACCAAGGACTTTTATGCATAAACACTGAGCACTTTCAATGATGCCAGATGCAGGTATGCCAAACAGCAATCACGAAATCAAGGTAGAATGCATGAATCTAGAACAAAAGTTTCAAAAAGTTGCAAACTTCATCAAACGCACAATTAATAATGATCCTAATGCAACAAATGGCACCATGGCACGCCATaactctaaaattttaaatcacaCCACCAAGTAGAAACAACATAGAattgaaagataaaaatttcattaaaaaaaaaaaatactaactCATTGCTCCGGTCAATCCAGACTTGCCACCAGAACCGCTACCGTAGCCCTCAAAGCCTCCTCCATCTCTCCTGAGCTTCTTCCCACTAAGCCCCTCTTCTTCCTCCTCATACTCCTCCTCATAATactctctccctctcccttTCTTCCCCGCCCCCGATGCAACAGACACCGGGCCCACCATCCTCCCCGTCTCGGCCCCACCATAACCGTAATGCGGAACCACTGCCGACGACCCGACGTAATGCCTCGGCCCTACTGGGCCCCCCAAAATACTCCTCACAGGCAGCAGAAAATAAAACTCTTTGTCCCCAATTTGCAACAAATCTTGCGAATCTAATTTGACCGGAGGGTTTCCCGGCAGGTGGAGGACACCTTCGACGAAGCACCCGTTTTTGCCGAGCACTTCGAGGGCGAAACGGCGGCGAGTGAAGTCGTAGAAGATGCGGGCGTGGTGGCGGGAAATGTTCATGCCGCCGCCCAGGCTTGATAGGTCAACGTCCACGGTTGATTTTTTCGAGTTTCGTCCCAGGATTATGGAGTACGTTTGCATGTAGTACTCGAAATCCTCGCCTTGCAGCTTTGCGAAGCCCGCTTCGACGTCGTTTCC encodes:
- the LOC102630761 gene encoding FHA domain-containing protein FHA2 translates to MGTISGNDVEAGFAKLQGEDFEYYMQTYSIILGRNSKKSTVDVDLSSLGGGMNISRHHARIFYDFTRRRFALEVLGKNGCFVEGVLHLPGNPPVKLDSQDLLQIGDKEFYFLLPVRSILGGPVGPRHYVGSSAVVPHYGYGGAETGRMVGPVSVASGAGKKGRGREYYEEEYEEEEEGLSGKKLRRDGGGFEGYGSGSGGKSGLTGAMIPAEKKGEGRSRVDRESDNQQLLQLEEKDVVSSVATVLSDLCGPGEWMPMEKLYTELVEQYGDVWHHSRVRRYLTADEWPGPESKEKPWYGLLMLLRKYPEHFVINTRSKGRVTLEFVSLVSLLS